From Candidatus Acidiferrales bacterium:
GACGTCAAGAAATTGCTCGACGTGCTCGCCCGGCTCGCCGACCTGGGCAACACCGTCATCATCATCGAACACCACCTCGACGTCATCAAGCAGGGCGACTGGATCATTGACCTCGGGCCTGAAGGCGGCGAGGCCGGCGGCCGGCTAGTCACGCAAGGAACCCCTGAGCAGGTCGCCCGCAACAAAAAGTCCTACACCGGCCAAGCCCTCGCCCGCGTCCTCAATGGCCCCAACGGCTCCGGCACGCACAGGAATTCCAAAATTACGGGTGCCCCATCCATCGCTGTTTGATGGGTAGGGTGTTGTTCTCCTGAAGAAACGCGGCTTTCTATTCCTATGAACCCCACCCTCGCTCCCTCGGCTCCGCTCGGGACAGGTTCGCGAGGATGGGCCACCCGCCAGGTGTAACGGATGTCCTGATAACCGGTGTAACGAATGTCTTGACACCCAACAACTGAAGCTTGCCCCTACACACCCAACTACCTACCCTTGCGCAGAGTGACCATCTCCATTTAGAGTGCTGCGGGTGCCCCATCCAGCGTTTTGTGCTGGGTGGGGAAGCGCATGAGCATCTACGACATCGGGCCGATTAGCCTGGAGAAGGTTCGCACCTATCCGCTCGGGAAGCGCAAGAGCAAGGTGAACGTGCGGGATTTTGCCCGGCCGCTTAGCCAAGGAGCGTCGGTGCGGGCATTTCTCGAATCGTTACCCCGCATCCTGGCCGGCGAAGACCTGCGTGCCCTAGTGGCGGCAATCCGGCGAGCGCGCGCTCGCCGCAAGGCGATTCTCTGGGGCATTGGCGGGCATGTTATCAAGGTGGGTCTCGCGCCGGTGCTGATTGATCTGCTCCGCCGCGGCTACGTCACCGGAATCGCCATGAACGGCGCGGCGCTGGTGCACGACTTCGAAATTGCGCTCGTGGGCAACACCTCGGAAGAGGTTGAAGCCGTGCTCGGCCGCGGCAAGTTCGGCATGGCCGAAGAAACCGGGCTTTATCTCAACGAAATCGCCGTAGGCGCGGCGCGCAGCGGCATCGGCCTGGGCGAGGCGGCGGGCAAGCTCCTCACGAATCCGCGGCTCCGTACGAAATACCCTGACAAAAGCGTGCTTATCGCCGCCTACCGCGCGCGCGTGCCGGTAACCGTGCATCTCGCCATCGGCACAGACACGCCGCATATGCATCGCTCGGCCGATGGCGCCGCGCTCGGCGCCGCCACCCATCACGACTTCCGCCTCTTCTGCGCGCTGGTGAAACAGATGCATCCCGGCGGTGTCTATCTGAACTGGGGCTCGGCGGTGGTCTTGCCGGAAGTTTTCCTGAAAGCCGTGTCGGTGGCGCGTAATCTGGGCACGCCCTTGCGCAACATCACCACCGCCAATTTCGATTTCATCCAGCACTACCGGCCGATGCGGAACGTGGTCGAGCGCCCGGTGGCTGGCGGGGCCGGCCGCGGCTTCTCTTTCACCGGCCATCATGAAATTCTTCTGCCGCTTTTGGCTGCCGCCATCCTGGAGCGTGCCCGTTGAGCGATTTCCATTCAGGGCGAGCCTTCGGGTCGAGCCCGCCTCCCGCCCCCACCGAATCCGCCGGGGGCGAATCGCCCAAGTCGGGGCCAGCAAGCCCCGCCGGCACCGGGGCAAGCTGGACTCCCCCGGAGGTCTTCTCCGCTCCGGTGCACCCCCGGCGCGATCCTCCCTGGGGTGTGTATGGCGTCGTGGGATTCGGCATTTTCTTCCTGCTGGCGTTGATCCTCATTTCCGCCCTTGGGTTCGGCATCTACGCCCTTCGACATGGGATTCGCGATGCGGCCACGTTGCAGAAGGCGGTGGCCCACAATGCCTTTTTGCTCATCCCCATCCAAGCCATCGTTTATGCGCTCAGCCTTGGTTTCCTCTACGTGAATGTGCGGCTTTATCACGGGGTTGAATTCTGGAAATCCATCCGCTGGAACTCTTTGCCCGGCCGGTTGGCCCAGCGCTATCTCTCGCTTGGATGTCTCGCCGCGGTCGCGATTCAGGTTGCTTCCGGGCTGGCGGCGCCCAAAAAGAAGTTGCCGATCGATGAGCTGCTCTCCAGCCCGGGCGCGATCTATCTCCTGGCGGCCTTCGGCATCCTGGTGGCGCCTTTTGTCGAGGAGGTGGTCTTCCGCGGTTATCTTTATCCCGTGCTGGCGCGCGCTTGGGGCACGAGCGCGGGCATCTTGGCGACCGCCCTTCTCTTTGCCGCCATTCACGCGCAGCAGCTCTGGGGCGGCTGGGCGCAGATCGCTCTCATCCTGCTGGTCGGGTTGATCCTGACTTACGTGCGCGCCCGCACCGGCTCGGTGCTGGCGAGTTATCTGGTCCACTTGAGTTACAACTTGACCGTTTTTCTCTTGATCTGGGTCGTGACCGATTTCTTCCGCAAACTTCCGATGAAGTAAACGAGCAGCATGGTTGTGGGTCGCTGGTCACTGGTCGCTGGTCACGGCTCCCGGATCACGATTCAGGATAGAATAGAATGCACAAGTGATGCTTACGACGATGACCCAACCGATTGAGTGGACCAACGCCGGCGTGCGCATGCTTGACCAGCGGCGGCTGCCCGCTGAGGTCGTCTATCACACTTATACCCACTACCGAGAAGTTGCCCAGGCCATCAAGGAGATGGTGATCCGCGGCGCGCCGGCCATCGGCATTGCCGCCGCCATGGGTGTAGCCCTCGGCGTCGAAACCTCGCCGGCGCAAGACCTGGCGCAACTCGAAAACGAATTTGCCGCCATCTCGAAGGTGATGGCCGAGACGCGCCCCACGGCGGTGAATCTCTTCTGGGCCATCGAGCGCATGAAGCGGCGTTTTGCCGAATTAAAAGCGGCCCAGGGAACGCCCGAAGAAAAACTTGCCGCGATCCGGCGCGGGCTGGTGGAAGAAGCCAAGCGAATCCACGCGGAAGAACGGGCGCTGGAGGAGGCGATGGCCCGGCATGGCGCGCCGCTCATGCCGCAGT
This genomic window contains:
- a CDS encoding CPBP family intramembrane glutamic endopeptidase, yielding MSDFHSGRAFGSSPPPAPTESAGGESPKSGPASPAGTGASWTPPEVFSAPVHPRRDPPWGVYGVVGFGIFFLLALILISALGFGIYALRHGIRDAATLQKAVAHNAFLLIPIQAIVYALSLGFLYVNVRLYHGVEFWKSIRWNSLPGRLAQRYLSLGCLAAVAIQVASGLAAPKKKLPIDELLSSPGAIYLLAAFGILVAPFVEEVVFRGYLYPVLARAWGTSAGILATALLFAAIHAQQLWGGWAQIALILLVGLILTYVRARTGSVLASYLVHLSYNLTVFLLIWVVTDFFRKLPMK